In Miscanthus floridulus cultivar M001 chromosome 5, ASM1932011v1, whole genome shotgun sequence, one genomic interval encodes:
- the LOC136451706 gene encoding protein NEGATIVE REGULATOR OF RESISTANCE-like, which translates to MPAPPRALLSSARCETMDATTATAKRKRKRPDTDITGDAAAVVDEASDAEVEEFYAILRRIRDASRRLCGAGARPAAPRTPAWRPSFSWEDFAAPPAPEAPAPSQPRPDEPVPAPAGTERATAPSPRAGLDLNAEPEPEAPSARVPA; encoded by the coding sequence ATGCCCGCTCCTCCCCGCGCACTGCTCAGCTCAGCACGCTGTGAGACCATGGACGCGACCACGGCCACCGCCAAGCGCAAGCGCAAGCGCCCCGACACCGACATCACCGGCGACGCCGCCGCCGTTGTCGACGAGGCCTCCGACGCCGAGGTCGAGGAGTTCTACGCCATCCTCCGGCGCATACGCGACGCCTCCCGCCGGCTGTGCGGCGCCGGCGCCCGGCCTGCTGCCCCACGCACACCGGCGTGGCGGCCCAGCTTCTCCTGGGAGGACTTCGCCGCCCCTCCCGCGCCCGAGGCGCCGGCGCCGTCGCAGCCGCGGCCCGACGAGCCCGTCCCCGCACCCGCCGGAACCGAGCGCGCTACCGCCCCGTCGCCGCGTGCCGGCCTCGACCTGAACGCGGAGCCGGAGCCAGAGGCACCCTCGGCGCGCGTCCCGGCGTAG
- the LOC136454361 gene encoding uncharacterized protein — MQQTPASTFAGGRSFDRVQGFDYELTGTALGTQTDKHSTLAADSGMNLPPPFPVPATGKATSSGMRLATACRPSTAWSSIKKDSVFCFICHLFKKGSGSDAFVVNGWDNWNIGNAALIKHSGSKAHKAAQERYIGFINPKVAIDYHIDKWTDEELRLYKKRLTYSLRCIKFLLLQGLAFRGNDESEESSNRGNFIELLKFLAGNSDEVNKYVLNNAPGNCTLTSPKIQKQIIHYCAIETRKKIIEELGDEPFAILADESSDISHKEQLALCLRFVDKLGRPCEHFIGVVHVDDTTSLSLKEAIKGLLDSNGLSMTRIRGQGYDGASNMKDDIKGLKTLIMKESPSAYYIHCFAHQLQLVLVAVAKGNTDCKTFFDQVSILLNIVGVSCKRHGMLRNARLENVNKSLQCGELESGSGLNQEMGLPRPGDTRWGSHYKTICSIIAMYSSIHDVLVELGADIAYKDDWTKIHFVLGAFETFEFVFFVHLMYVILGYTNELSECLQRRDQDILNAISLVNVAKSRMQQLRSDG; from the exons ATGCAGCAGACACCAGCGAGCACCTTTGCAGGCGGCCGTTCTTTTGACCGAGTCCAGGGCTTCGACTATGAACTCACAGGCACCGCCTTGGGCACACAAACTGACAAACACAGCACGCTTGCAGCCGACAGTGGCATGAACCTCCCGCCACCTTTTCCAGTGCCAGCGACAGGCAAGGCAACCAGCTCAGGCATGCGGCTGGCAACAGCATGCAGGCCGTCGACTGCTTGGTCAAG TATCAAGAAGGATTCTGTATTTTGCTTTATATGCCACTTGTTCAAGAAGGGCAGTGGGTCAGATGCATTTGTTGTTAATGGATGGGATAATTGGAATATAGGAAACGCCGCACTCATCAAACATAGTGGTTCTAAGGCACACAAAGCAGCTCAGGAGAGGTATATTGGTTTTATAAATCCCAAGGTAGCAATTGattatcacattgacaagtggacTGATGAGGAGCTTCGTCTTTACAAGAAAAGATTAACATATTCACTTAGatgtatcaagtttcttttgcTTCAAGGATTGGCATTCCGTGGAaatgatgaaagtgaagagtctagcaacagaggcaacttcattgaacttttgaAGTTTCTTGCAGGAAATAGTGATGAAGTGAACAAGTATGTCTTGAACAATGCACCAGGTAATTGCACTTTGACTAGCCCAAAGATACAAAAACAAATTATTCATTATTGTGCcatagaaactagaaagaaaataattgaggAACTTGGTGATGAGCCCTTTGCAATTTTAGCCGATGAGTCTAGTGACATATCACATAAAGAACAATTAGCTCTTTGCTTGCGTTTTGTTGATAAACTTGGAAGGCCATGTGAgcactttattggagttgttcatgtagatgatactacgTCTTTGTCACTTAAGGAAGCAATCAAAGGTTTACTTGATAGTAATGGATTGAGTATGACTCGGATTAGAGGTCAAGGTTATGATGGGGCTAGCAATATGAAAGATGATATTAAAGGGCTGAAAACATTAATCATGAAAGAATCACCTTCTGCTTATTATATCCATTGCtttgcacatcaactccaactagtTCTTGTAGCTGTTGCCAAGGGAAATACTGATTGCAAGACCTTTTTTGATCAAGTATCTATCTTGTTGAACATTGTTGGGGTTTCTTGCAAGCGTCATGGTATGCTTCGAAATGCTAGGCTGGAGAATGTCAACAAATCACTACAGTGTGGTGAGCTTGAATCAGGGAGTGGTTTAAATCAAGAGATGGGTTTGCCTAGGCCTGGTGACACTCGGTGGGGCTCGCATTACAAAACTATATGTAGCATCATCGCTATGTATTCCTCAATCCATGATGTGCTCGTTGAGCTTGGTGCTGATATTGCATATAAGGATGATTGGACAAAGATTCATTTTGTGCTTGGAGCATTTGAAacctttgagtttgttttctttgtgCACTTAATGTATGTTATTCTTGGATACACAAATGAGTTATCCGAGTGTTTGCAGAGAAGGGAtcaagatattcttaatgcaatcTCACTTGTTAATGTAGCAAAGAGCAGAATGCAACAGTTGAGATCTGATGGTTGA